One Frankia alni ACN14a DNA window includes the following coding sequences:
- the nikE gene encoding nickel ABC transporter ATP-binding protein NikE, whose protein sequence is MTPSVPGPADRDAAGRDTVLTLTDVRIHNDAADEELVHGVSLRLARGGVVGIVGESGSGKSLTCKAVLGVLPKHIEVAGGSIELLGRDVAGLSRPEWTALRGSSISAVFQDPASYLNPSIRVGKQVQEVLRVKQGLNRPAAKQRAIELLDAVHLRDPAYVYEQYVHELSGGMLQRVLIAIAISLDPEVLIADEATTALDTTVQAGILDLLVELKERIGLSLIVVSHDLAVVAQLCDEVLVMRDGHVVEQGPTAAILHAPRHEYTRLLVAEHEQYGLRAAGTGSRPPASAPASAPASGSAPVQAPVQVQVPEPRSSSAPESLEPVLRVDGLGVQFGRGRGRKQALEDASLVIRPGETVGVIGESGAGKSTLARAVLGLVRASAGSVHVGGRDVTHLSGRQRRAFGREGVVQYVFQDPLRSLDPEHTVAASVAEPLRIRGGLDRAAIAAAVRRQFRAVRLDESLLERFPGELSGGQRQRVAIARALIGEPRLLILDEPVSALDSANRVAILELLRELRSTLDVAMLFISHDLGSVAGISDRTIVLYRSRIVEAGDTARIVSAPSHPYTRLLVESAPTLTSRPADREQRERLRAGLAVS, encoded by the coding sequence ATGACGCCGAGCGTGCCTGGTCCCGCCGACCGCGACGCGGCCGGCCGCGACACGGTGCTCACGCTGACCGACGTGCGGATCCACAACGACGCCGCCGACGAGGAGCTGGTGCACGGCGTGAGCCTGCGCCTCGCCCGCGGCGGGGTCGTCGGCATCGTCGGGGAGTCCGGCAGCGGCAAGTCGTTGACCTGCAAGGCCGTGCTCGGCGTCCTGCCGAAGCACATCGAGGTCGCCGGCGGCTCGATCGAGCTGCTCGGCCGCGACGTCGCGGGCCTGTCCCGGCCGGAGTGGACGGCCCTGCGCGGCAGCTCGATCAGCGCCGTGTTCCAGGACCCGGCGTCGTACCTCAACCCGTCGATCCGGGTCGGCAAGCAGGTCCAGGAGGTGCTGCGGGTCAAGCAGGGGCTCAACCGGCCCGCGGCGAAACAGCGGGCCATCGAGCTGCTCGACGCCGTCCACCTGCGCGATCCCGCGTACGTCTACGAGCAGTACGTGCACGAGCTGTCCGGCGGGATGCTGCAACGCGTCCTCATCGCCATCGCGATCTCTCTCGATCCCGAGGTACTCATCGCCGACGAGGCGACGACCGCGCTCGACACCACGGTGCAGGCCGGCATCCTCGACCTGCTCGTCGAGCTGAAGGAGCGGATCGGGCTGTCGCTCATCGTCGTCTCGCACGATCTCGCCGTCGTGGCCCAGCTCTGCGACGAGGTGCTGGTCATGCGCGACGGGCACGTCGTCGAGCAGGGCCCCACGGCCGCGATCCTGCACGCCCCGCGGCACGAGTACACCCGGCTGCTGGTCGCCGAGCACGAGCAGTACGGCCTGCGCGCCGCCGGCACCGGTTCGCGCCCGCCGGCCTCGGCGCCGGCATCGGCGCCGGCATCGGGCTCGGCCCCGGTGCAGGCCCCGGTGCAGGTGCAGGTACCGGAGCCGAGGAGTTCGAGCGCGCCCGAGTCGCTGGAGCCGGTCCTGCGGGTCGACGGGCTCGGCGTCCAGTTCGGCCGCGGCCGCGGGCGCAAGCAGGCGCTCGAGGACGCCTCCCTGGTGATCCGCCCGGGCGAGACCGTCGGCGTCATCGGCGAGTCCGGGGCGGGCAAGTCGACCCTCGCGCGCGCGGTGCTCGGCCTGGTGCGGGCCTCGGCCGGGTCCGTGCACGTCGGCGGGCGGGACGTCACCCACCTGTCGGGGCGCCAGCGGCGGGCGTTCGGCCGCGAGGGCGTCGTCCAGTACGTGTTCCAGGATCCGCTGCGCAGCCTCGACCCGGAACACACCGTCGCCGCGTCCGTCGCGGAACCGCTGCGCATCCGCGGCGGGCTCGACCGGGCGGCGATCGCCGCCGCCGTCCGCCGCCAGTTCCGCGCCGTCCGGCTCGACGAGTCGCTGCTGGAGCGGTTCCCCGGCGAGCTCTCCGGCGGGCAGCGTCAGCGGGTGGCGATCGCCCGTGCGCTCATCGGCGAGCCGCGCCTGCTGATCCTCGACGAGCCGGTGAGCGCACTGGACTCGGCCAACCGCGTCGCGATCCTCGAGCTGCTCCGCGAGCTGCGCTCCACCCTCGACGTCGCGATGCTGTTCATCTCCCACGATCTCGGCTCGGTCGCGGGCATCTCCGACCGGACGATCGTGCTCTACCGCAGCCGGATCGTCGAGGCCGGCGACACCGCGCGCATCGTCAGCGCGCCGTCGCACCCGTACACCCGGCTGCTCGTGGAGTCGGCGCCGACCCTCACCTCCCGACCGGCCGACCGAGAGCAGCGCGAACGGCTGCGGGCCGGCCTCGCCGTCTCCTGA
- a CDS encoding ABC transporter permease: protein MIRTLLRLTSARVALALLAIIAVVAVLGPVLAPYDPLKGSDRTLAGPSASHLLGTDYIGRDVLSRILAGAPLSILSALEVAGIALVLGTIPGILSVYLGSVFEWLSLRVVDTFIALPFLVFAVAMTALLGNGITQAMIVVGMLIAPVFYRVSRAATMSVARSQYVEAASIAGASTSWIVRSHVWSKVLPSIAVTLATTLGIGLVVISSLTFLGIGIQPPTPTWGGILASDLGYLAQKPYAPVFPTLLILAAVLACNLLADAIRDAAGETGRALTGEKTARSNRTRRLAALAELADPTDPSRP from the coding sequence GTGATCAGAACACTGTTGCGGCTCACCAGCGCGCGGGTCGCCCTCGCCCTGCTCGCGATCATCGCCGTCGTGGCCGTGCTGGGCCCCGTCCTGGCGCCCTACGACCCGCTGAAGGGGAGCGACCGGACGCTTGCCGGCCCCTCGGCCAGCCACCTGCTGGGCACCGACTACATCGGCCGCGACGTGCTCAGCCGCATCCTCGCCGGCGCGCCGCTGAGCATCCTCAGCGCGCTGGAGGTCGCCGGGATCGCCCTGGTACTCGGCACGATCCCCGGCATCCTGTCGGTCTATCTCGGCTCGGTGTTCGAGTGGCTGAGCCTGCGGGTCGTCGACACGTTCATCGCCCTGCCGTTCCTCGTCTTCGCGGTCGCCATGACGGCGCTGCTCGGCAACGGCATCACCCAGGCCATGATCGTCGTCGGCATGCTCATCGCACCCGTGTTCTACCGGGTGAGCCGGGCGGCGACGATGTCCGTCGCCCGGTCGCAGTACGTGGAGGCGGCCTCCATCGCCGGGGCGTCGACGAGCTGGATCGTCCGCAGCCACGTGTGGTCCAAGGTGCTGCCGTCGATCGCCGTCACTCTGGCCACCACCCTCGGCATCGGGCTCGTGGTGATCTCGAGCCTGACGTTCCTCGGTATCGGGATCCAGCCGCCCACCCCGACCTGGGGCGGGATCCTCGCCTCCGACCTGGGCTACCTCGCCCAGAAGCCGTACGCACCGGTCTTCCCGACCCTGCTCATCCTCGCCGCCGTCCTGGCCTGCAACCTGCTCGCGGACGCCATCCGGGACGCCGCGGGCGAGACCGGCCGCGCCCTGACCGGCGAGAAGACCGCCCGCTCCAACCGGACCCGGCGACTCGCCGCGCTGGCGGAGCTGGCGGACCCGACAGATCCGTCCCGGCCATGA
- a CDS encoding ABC transporter substrate-binding protein, with product MFRTRKRRLGVLTALVTAGALLAGCSTSAAAGGGSGSDTVHWGTKQIPVAWDPVVTGSTAATNYLTPIYESLFTLNEKREVKPALAEGYSYNQAGDQITIRLKPKLTFQDGTPVNAEAVKFNIERIKTQQNSALKGSYNNVRSATVIDDLTVRLDLGQQDYQIPYLLSVRGGMLPSKAAAQADPVKLSQTNPVGAGPYKVVEIVPESKIVLEKWDGYWDAANIHVKRIEINFGIDANTLVPGLQSGVYNFAQIDGSQIQQARGAGLDILAGVNRQWGSTFLSLNINKAPFTDPKVVEAIRYAVNPAEFATKLGFGEGEPSHQPFPKGHPAYVGALDSEHPYDPARAREILAKAGYADGAISFEIAGLANNFDQVAEVLQEQLKAVGIRTTIKLTDFANWSKGYYGKTLAASIFGYVGRDSHVQALTEHYDTGGVLNLSSPYTSAPFQQALKAVRATPIDSPDYPSRLQAAAKAGYENGSTVSLYTYASAIAKKKSLSDLPAIDGFLSWKGVTFTHGD from the coding sequence ATGTTCAGAACGAGAAAGAGGCGCCTCGGCGTCCTCACCGCACTGGTGACGGCCGGCGCGCTGCTGGCCGGATGCTCGACCAGTGCGGCCGCCGGCGGGGGGAGCGGCTCGGACACGGTCCACTGGGGGACCAAGCAGATCCCGGTCGCCTGGGACCCGGTCGTCACCGGATCGACCGCGGCGACGAACTACCTCACGCCCATCTACGAGTCGCTGTTCACGCTGAACGAGAAGCGTGAGGTGAAGCCGGCTCTCGCCGAGGGCTACTCGTACAACCAGGCGGGCGACCAGATCACCATCCGGCTGAAGCCCAAGCTGACCTTCCAGGACGGGACGCCGGTCAACGCCGAGGCCGTCAAGTTCAACATCGAGCGGATCAAGACGCAGCAGAACTCGGCGCTGAAGGGCTCGTACAACAACGTCAGGTCGGCGACCGTGATCGACGACCTCACGGTGCGGCTCGATCTTGGCCAGCAGGACTACCAGATCCCCTACCTGCTGTCCGTGCGCGGCGGCATGCTGCCCAGCAAGGCGGCCGCGCAGGCGGACCCGGTCAAGCTCAGCCAGACGAACCCGGTCGGCGCCGGTCCGTACAAGGTCGTGGAGATCGTCCCCGAGTCGAAGATCGTCCTGGAGAAGTGGGACGGCTACTGGGACGCGGCGAACATCCACGTCAAGCGGATCGAGATCAACTTCGGCATCGACGCGAACACGCTCGTGCCGGGCCTGCAGTCCGGCGTGTACAACTTCGCCCAGATCGACGGGTCACAGATCCAGCAGGCGCGCGGCGCGGGTCTCGACATCCTGGCGGGGGTCAACCGCCAGTGGGGGTCGACCTTCCTGAGCCTGAACATCAACAAGGCGCCGTTCACCGACCCGAAGGTCGTCGAGGCGATCCGCTACGCCGTCAACCCCGCCGAGTTCGCCACCAAACTCGGGTTCGGTGAGGGCGAGCCCTCCCACCAGCCCTTCCCCAAGGGACACCCGGCCTACGTCGGCGCGCTGGATTCCGAGCACCCCTACGATCCCGCCCGGGCCCGGGAGATCCTGGCGAAGGCCGGCTACGCGGACGGTGCCATCTCCTTCGAGATCGCCGGCCTCGCCAACAACTTCGACCAGGTCGCGGAAGTCCTCCAGGAGCAGCTCAAGGCGGTCGGCATCCGGACGACCATCAAACTGACCGACTTCGCCAACTGGAGCAAGGGGTACTACGGCAAGACCCTCGCCGCGTCGATCTTCGGCTACGTCGGCCGTGACTCCCACGTCCAGGCGCTGACCGAGCACTACGACACCGGGGGCGTGCTCAACCTGAGCTCGCCGTACACGTCCGCGCCCTTCCAGCAGGCGCTCAAGGCGGTCCGGGCCACGCCCATCGACTCGCCGGACTACCCCTCCCGGCTGCAGGCCGCCGCCAAGGCCGGCTACGAGAACGGTTCCACGGTGTCGCTCTACACCTACGCCTCCGCCATCGCCAAGAAGAAGTCGCTCTCCGACCTGCCCGCGATCGACGGCTTCCTGAGCTGGAAGGGCGTCACGTTCACCCACGGCGACTGA
- a CDS encoding CGNR zinc finger domain-containing protein → MSTSVAAEPAPMRTTARPRPVDTGSLCLDLVATRTPGGPDLLETAADATAWLDAFDLPTPAAGFTSRDLERVQALRAAVDRLVQARLAGASPDPEDAGHLNTCAAPPTPTFFLRGDAWLRVEVPQPDLAGVLSVLARDAVHLLTTSEPSRLRSCEGCGLAFYDRSPSGARRWCSMKRCGERTASANYRRRHADAHADANAGHSAIPADAATESPVPSANPRSRRSPASNH, encoded by the coding sequence GTGTCCACCTCCGTTGCGGCCGAGCCCGCCCCGATGCGCACCACCGCCCGCCCCAGGCCCGTCGACACCGGCAGCCTCTGTCTCGACCTCGTCGCCACCCGCACGCCGGGCGGCCCGGACCTGCTCGAGACGGCAGCCGACGCGACGGCGTGGCTCGACGCCTTCGACCTGCCGACCCCCGCGGCCGGGTTCACGTCGCGTGACCTGGAGCGGGTCCAGGCGCTGCGCGCCGCCGTGGACCGCCTCGTCCAGGCCCGCCTCGCCGGCGCCAGCCCCGACCCCGAGGACGCCGGGCACCTCAACACCTGCGCCGCGCCGCCGACGCCGACGTTCTTCCTCCGCGGGGATGCGTGGCTGCGGGTCGAGGTCCCGCAGCCCGACCTGGCCGGCGTGCTGTCCGTCCTCGCCCGCGACGCGGTCCACCTGTTGACCACGAGCGAGCCGAGCCGCCTGCGCTCCTGCGAGGGCTGCGGCCTCGCCTTCTACGACCGCTCCCCCTCGGGTGCCAGGCGCTGGTGCTCGATGAAGCGCTGCGGCGAGCGCACCGCCTCCGCCAACTACCGCCGCCGCCACGCCGATGCCCACGCCGACGCCAACGCCGGCCACAGCGCCATCCCGGCCGACGCGGCGACGGAATCGCCCGTGCCGTCGGCGAACCCGCGTTCCCGGCGAAGCCCCGCGTCCAACCACTGA
- a CDS encoding DUF2867 domain-containing protein: MSASADRFDRIDYRDTYSVALPEPMDAPAFCARILEAAPRWLEMLLSARDVVAGRLGFQTQERNYGRSVHLSVGGKFGPLVVRSIEADRVVCADSDPHLAFRAIFTTREGIAPRGSFTTEVQLNDTLGRAYFAVVKPFHRLIIPSLVSAPFPGKAVAE; the protein is encoded by the coding sequence ATCGGATCGACTACCGCGACACCTACTCCGTTGCCCTGCCCGAGCCGATGGACGCGCCGGCGTTCTGCGCCCGCATCCTCGAAGCGGCACCGCGCTGGCTGGAGATGCTGCTGTCCGCGCGGGACGTCGTCGCCGGCCGCCTAGGTTTCCAGACGCAGGAACGAAACTACGGCCGCAGCGTCCACCTTTCCGTCGGCGGAAAGTTCGGTCCGCTCGTCGTGCGCTCGATCGAGGCCGACCGTGTCGTCTGCGCGGACTCCGACCCGCACCTGGCCTTCCGCGCGATCTTCACGACCCGCGAGGGCATCGCTCCGCGCGGAAGCTTCACCACCGAGGTGCAGCTGAACGACACCCTTGGCCGCGCCTACTTCGCGGTGGTGAAGCCGTTTCACCGTCTGATCATCCCGTCGCTCGTCTCCGCGCCGTTTCCCGGGAAGGCGGTGGCGGAGTGA
- a CDS encoding DUF5708 family protein produces the protein MSNNVKSLITGAFMLAAGLILYFTTDGVKIPVFTLTKVGVVLVFLGALELVITTGAMLLPDRKSQRR, from the coding sequence GTGTCCAACAATGTCAAGTCCCTGATCACCGGTGCCTTCATGCTGGCCGCCGGGTTGATCCTCTACTTCACCACGGATGGGGTCAAGATCCCGGTCTTCACCCTGACCAAGGTCGGCGTGGTGCTTGTCTTCCTGGGCGCCCTCGAGCTGGTCATCACCACCGGCGCGATGCTTCTCCCGGACCGGAAGAGCCAGCGGCGATAG
- a CDS encoding ABC transporter permease, whose product MSAPPPALTAPPAARRGVVAHRISRAVASTARLLGILVPVFLLGTFLTYLLGHLSGRSPAYLQLGDAASPQAVAAIEHTWGLDRPFLVQYGDWLGSLLHGDLGKSWYNGLSVAHALGQRAAITLSAAGVALVLGIVFGFLLGALAAHFHTRWPDRAITTFTTVISVLPPFIVGIGLAAVFAVSLQLLPAAGYVPIQAGLGPWLSHLILPAIALSFDTAADVARQLRNGLVSAYRGNYVTGAIVRGLGPRRIFFVHVLRNGIAPALAVLGLKFPNLLGGAVIIEAIFGLSGYGVYASQAAVRGDVPAVQGVLVVSVVLVVVFNLLVNIVLNRVTPDANRGV is encoded by the coding sequence GTGTCCGCACCGCCACCCGCGCTCACCGCGCCGCCTGCCGCCCGTCGCGGCGTGGTCGCCCACCGGATCAGCCGGGCGGTCGCCTCGACCGCCCGGCTGCTCGGGATCCTCGTCCCGGTGTTCCTGCTCGGCACCTTCCTCACCTACCTGCTCGGGCATCTCAGCGGGCGCAGCCCCGCCTACCTGCAGCTCGGCGACGCGGCCTCCCCGCAGGCCGTGGCGGCCATCGAACACACGTGGGGCCTCGACCGCCCCTTCCTCGTCCAGTACGGGGACTGGCTCGGCTCGCTCCTGCACGGCGACCTGGGAAAGAGCTGGTACAACGGGCTGAGCGTGGCGCACGCGCTCGGCCAGCGGGCCGCCATCACGCTCTCGGCCGCCGGGGTCGCGCTCGTCCTCGGCATCGTCTTCGGGTTTCTGCTCGGCGCGCTCGCCGCCCACTTCCACACCCGCTGGCCCGACCGGGCGATCACGACCTTCACCACGGTCATCTCGGTGCTGCCGCCGTTCATCGTGGGGATCGGGCTGGCGGCGGTGTTCGCGGTCAGCCTGCAGCTGCTGCCCGCCGCGGGCTACGTGCCGATCCAGGCCGGGCTGGGCCCGTGGCTGAGCCACCTGATCCTCCCCGCGATCGCGCTCAGCTTCGACACGGCCGCCGACGTCGCCCGGCAGCTGCGCAACGGGCTGGTGTCGGCCTACCGCGGGAACTACGTCACCGGCGCGATCGTGCGCGGCCTCGGCCCGCGCCGGATCTTCTTCGTGCACGTGCTGCGCAACGGCATTGCGCCGGCGTTGGCGGTCCTCGGCCTGAAGTTCCCCAACCTGCTGGGCGGAGCGGTGATCATCGAAGCGATCTTCGGGCTCTCCGGGTACGGCGTGTACGCCAGCCAGGCGGCGGTCCGCGGCGACGTGCCGGCCGTACAGGGCGTGCTCGTCGTCTCGGTCGTCCTCGTCGTGGTGTTCAACCTGCTTGTCAACATCGTGCTCAACCGCGTCACCCCCGACGCCAACCGGGGGGTCTGA
- a CDS encoding FAD/NAD(P)-binding protein, with product MSAPVVVAVVGGGASGCLATAQLARSVAVTGRRFTILLVEPDDVGEGLAYRTRDPRHRLNVPAAKMSAFDDDPQHFLRWLRRHVAVDFPAGGYAPRQFYADYLRHTLEETLRAAGGVHCERVRARATDVRRHGRRLRLTLDDGTSHPVDGVVLALGHGAATTSWAPPALARSPRFVGDPWRADSQPRVPAGSDVLLVGSGLTMADMAQRWSRAGVRLHVTSRHGLLPLPHAANPAPPLAAPQLPDGPLSLAQARRLVFDHIRAADGDWRRAVDAMRPVTAELWSRLDAAARSRFVATTMRRWDQVRHRVDPAVHAWLEQRRAEGSLVVHAAHVVDAADTAAGIEVSLGDGSRVVAAAVVNCTGAGAGVRTSHDPLIMNLLASGLATPDALDLGFATEGSGRLVATDGPRPAIWAIGPLRRGELWESTAIPDLRGQAAALARAVVTALPGPRVVRRVRDPYGLPLTASPAAAGRYVAGLGRILRVRSGAETLVAEAVAADPQFALGQAVLALLGAEWGADVDVETALRNAQRHAGRADERERRFIEVVAARIHEPGGAGSAAALLSYIQAYPEDALAVSIAVPTIAFNGATEIPAEAWALVEGLAAVYRDDWWYRGLLAFTRQEQERWDEAAELAALSLAVEPTAGHAVHAKTHVHYETGDHEAGLAWLDAWISTCGSDSSHRAHFSWHAALHELALGDDNAIRARFSTQLSPPAVSGVRALIDSASLLWRGLAAGAWTSVELGPVLETVPGALLVDPPTPFVGLHAAIALAAVGDCRRLAQLRRSAAARSSAVFTDTVAPLADALMHLLHGDPDRATDALIALPGVERLGGSAAQREIVEDTTIYCAIQANRPDLAQSLLQTRLDRRCSPRDVHRRAQLLTGQQTGRSSPSE from the coding sequence ATGAGTGCGCCGGTGGTCGTCGCGGTGGTGGGGGGCGGGGCGAGCGGTTGCCTCGCCACCGCCCAGCTGGCAAGGTCCGTGGCGGTTACCGGCCGAAGATTCACGATCCTGCTCGTCGAACCCGACGACGTCGGTGAGGGCCTGGCGTATCGGACCCGGGATCCGCGGCACCGGCTCAATGTGCCGGCCGCGAAGATGAGCGCCTTCGACGATGACCCGCAGCACTTCCTGCGCTGGCTTCGGCGGCATGTCGCGGTCGACTTTCCGGCCGGGGGCTACGCGCCCCGCCAGTTTTACGCCGACTACCTCCGCCACACGCTGGAGGAGACGCTGCGCGCCGCGGGCGGGGTGCACTGCGAGCGGGTGCGCGCCCGCGCGACGGACGTCCGCCGGCACGGCCGCCGGCTGCGCCTCACGCTCGACGACGGCACCAGCCATCCGGTCGACGGCGTGGTCCTCGCCCTCGGGCACGGCGCTGCGACGACGTCGTGGGCTCCCCCGGCGCTGGCCCGCTCGCCGCGGTTCGTCGGTGATCCGTGGCGGGCGGATTCCCAGCCCCGCGTCCCGGCCGGCAGCGACGTGCTGCTCGTCGGCTCCGGCCTGACCATGGCCGACATGGCCCAGCGCTGGAGCCGGGCCGGCGTGCGCCTGCACGTGACCTCGCGCCACGGGCTGCTTCCACTCCCCCACGCCGCGAACCCGGCACCGCCGCTCGCCGCCCCCCAGCTACCCGACGGACCGTTGAGCCTCGCCCAGGCCCGCCGCCTTGTCTTCGATCACATCCGCGCGGCCGACGGCGACTGGCGGCGGGCCGTGGACGCGATGCGCCCGGTGACGGCCGAGCTGTGGTCACGCCTGGACGCCGCTGCCCGCTCGCGCTTCGTCGCCACGACGATGCGGCGCTGGGACCAGGTGCGCCACCGCGTCGACCCCGCCGTCCACGCCTGGCTGGAGCAGCGACGCGCCGAGGGATCGCTGGTCGTGCACGCCGCCCACGTCGTCGACGCTGCCGACACCGCGGCCGGCATCGAGGTCTCGCTCGGTGACGGCTCCCGTGTGGTCGCCGCGGCCGTGGTCAACTGCACCGGGGCGGGCGCCGGCGTGCGGACCAGCCATGATCCCCTCATCATGAACCTGCTCGCCAGCGGCCTGGCGACCCCGGACGCCCTGGACCTGGGTTTCGCCACCGAGGGGTCCGGGCGGCTGGTCGCGACCGACGGACCGCGGCCGGCGATCTGGGCCATCGGACCGTTGCGGCGCGGCGAACTGTGGGAGAGCACGGCGATCCCCGACCTTCGCGGCCAGGCGGCTGCGCTCGCCCGCGCCGTCGTCACTGCCCTGCCCGGGCCACGGGTCGTCCGGCGGGTGCGCGACCCCTACGGCCTGCCCCTCACCGCCAGCCCGGCGGCGGCCGGTCGCTACGTCGCCGGGCTCGGACGGATCCTGCGGGTGCGGTCCGGAGCCGAGACGCTGGTGGCCGAGGCGGTCGCGGCCGATCCCCAGTTCGCCCTCGGGCAGGCGGTGCTGGCGCTGCTCGGTGCCGAGTGGGGCGCCGACGTCGATGTGGAAACGGCGCTGCGGAACGCTCAACGCCACGCCGGCCGGGCCGACGAGCGGGAGCGGCGCTTCATCGAGGTCGTCGCCGCCCGCATCCACGAGCCGGGCGGAGCCGGTTCGGCGGCGGCGCTGCTCAGCTACATCCAGGCCTACCCGGAGGACGCCCTCGCCGTCAGCATCGCCGTGCCGACCATCGCGTTCAACGGCGCCACGGAGATCCCGGCCGAGGCCTGGGCCCTGGTCGAAGGACTGGCTGCCGTCTACCGCGACGACTGGTGGTACCGGGGGCTGCTCGCCTTCACCCGCCAGGAGCAGGAGCGCTGGGACGAGGCGGCCGAACTCGCCGCACTGTCGCTGGCCGTCGAACCGACCGCCGGCCACGCCGTCCACGCGAAGACCCACGTCCACTACGAGACCGGCGACCACGAGGCGGGACTGGCCTGGTTGGACGCCTGGATCTCGACCTGCGGGTCGGACTCGTCGCATCGGGCGCACTTCTCCTGGCACGCGGCCCTGCACGAACTCGCCCTCGGTGACGACAACGCGATCCGGGCGCGTTTCTCGACCCAGCTCTCGCCGCCGGCCGTCTCCGGCGTCCGGGCGCTGATCGACTCGGCGTCGCTGCTGTGGCGCGGCCTCGCGGCCGGCGCCTGGACGTCGGTGGAACTCGGACCGGTGTTGGAGACCGTTCCCGGCGCGTTGCTCGTCGATCCGCCGACGCCCTTCGTCGGGCTCCACGCGGCCATCGCCCTCGCCGCCGTGGGAGACTGCCGCCGACTCGCGCAACTGCGCCGGTCCGCCGCCGCCCGCAGCAGCGCGGTGTTCACCGACACCGTCGCGCCGCTGGCCGACGCCCTGATGCACCTTCTGCACGGTGATCCCGACCGGGCGACCGACGCGCTGATCGCATTGCCCGGCGTCGAGCGGCTCGGAGGCAGCGCCGCCCAGCGCGAGATCGTCGAGGACACCACGATCTACTGCGCCATCCAGGCCAACCGGCCCGACCTCGCCCAGTCGCTTCTGCAGACCCGACTCGACCGCCGCTGCTCCCCCCGCGACGTCCACCGCCGCGCACAACTCCTCACCGGCCAACAGACCGGACGCTCGTCACCGAGCGAGTGA